From the genome of Nocardia sp. NBC_01503, one region includes:
- a CDS encoding SRPBCC domain-containing protein, whose product MNSTRVEWFVSAPRPNVFRALLDARSVRTWMVPDGMTSRIHEFDPRVGGRFRISLSYDIPTAAGKTSAHTDTFHGHFVRLVPDTEVVQSVEFETENPELCGEMTITYLLQSERGGTRVIARHENLPPGLSPDDNEIGFRMSLAKLADLAEREEADAPPS is encoded by the coding sequence ATGAACTCCACCCGCGTCGAGTGGTTCGTGAGTGCTCCCCGCCCGAATGTCTTCCGGGCGCTCCTCGATGCGCGGTCCGTGCGAACGTGGATGGTCCCCGATGGGATGACCAGTCGCATCCACGAATTCGACCCGCGCGTCGGAGGCCGCTTCCGAATCTCACTCAGCTACGACATCCCCACCGCGGCGGGTAAGACCTCCGCGCATACCGATACCTTCCACGGCCACTTCGTGCGCCTCGTCCCCGATACGGAGGTGGTGCAGAGCGTCGAATTCGAAACCGAGAATCCGGAGCTATGCGGCGAAATGACCATCACCTACTTACTGCAGTCCGAACGCGGCGGCACCCGCGTCATCGCCCGGCACGAGAACCTCCCACCGGGCCTGTCCCCGGACGACAACGAGATCGGCTTCCGCATGTCCCTGGCCAAGCTCGCCGACCTGGCCGAGCGAGAGGAAGCGGACGCGCCACCGAGCTGA
- a CDS encoding GNAT family N-acetyltransferase has product MHTIERIVADFLNSHDPQRERAWIAEYDGAPVGCVYCMRDDAARLRLLPVETSARGLGVGSALVEQCPRFATAAGYREIVLWTNDVRTSARHIHHRAGFELVESNPHHSFGVDLLGRTWRRALDSGADPDR; this is encoded by the coding sequence GTGCACACCATCGAGCGGATTGTCGCGGACTTCCTGAATTCCCATGACCCACAACGAGAACGAGCCTGGATCGCCGAGTACGACGGCGCACCGGTCGGCTGCGTCTACTGCATGCGCGATGACGCCGCCCGGCTGCGCCTGCTGCCGGTGGAAACCTCAGCGCGCGGCCTCGGCGTCGGCAGCGCCCTGGTCGAACAATGCCCGCGCTTCGCCACCGCCGCCGGATACCGCGAGATCGTGCTCTGGACCAATGATGTCCGCACCTCCGCACGGCACATCCACCACCGCGCCGGATTCGAACTGGTGGAATCGAATCCGCATCACAGCTTCGGCGTGGATCTGCTCGGCCGGACCTGGCGGAGGGCACTTGATTCGGGAGCCGATCCGGACCGATAG
- a CDS encoding adenosylmethionine--8-amino-7-oxononanoate transaminase yields the protein MALTPDEITAIDTAHVWHPYGGFPATTEPLIIASASGTRLTLADGRELVDGMSSWWAAVHGYRHPVLDAALLAQSRRMSHVMFGGLTHEPAARLTQLLVELTPEGLDKVFLCDSGSVSVEVAVKMCLQYQRAIGRPGKSRLLTWRGGYHGDTFTPMSVCDPEGGMHSLWTDVLARQIFAPAPPSDYAPEYVSELERLISTHAGELAAVIVEPVVQGAGGMRFHDPRYLAELRRLCDANDVLLVFDEIATGFGRTGTLFAAEAAGVRPDVMCVGKALTGGYMTLAAALCTSEIAESISRSHGGLMHGPTFMGNPLACAVAVASIELLLSRDWQGEVREIEAGLRAGLAGAQDLSGVAEVRVRGAIGVVELDHDVDMRKATHAAVESGVWLRPFRNLIYTMPPFISSAQDVQRITAAVLAAAAV from the coding sequence GTGGCACTGACACCTGACGAGATCACCGCCATCGATACCGCGCACGTGTGGCATCCGTACGGCGGCTTCCCGGCGACCACCGAACCGCTGATCATCGCCTCCGCCTCCGGCACCCGGCTCACCCTCGCCGACGGTCGTGAGCTCGTGGACGGTATGAGCTCATGGTGGGCGGCGGTGCACGGGTATCGGCATCCGGTGCTCGATGCCGCGCTGCTCGCCCAGTCCCGGCGCATGAGTCACGTGATGTTCGGCGGGCTCACACACGAGCCCGCGGCGCGGCTCACCCAGCTGCTCGTCGAGCTCACCCCCGAGGGGCTGGACAAGGTCTTCCTCTGCGACTCCGGTTCGGTCTCGGTCGAGGTCGCGGTGAAGATGTGCCTGCAGTATCAGCGCGCGATCGGGCGGCCCGGGAAGAGCCGCCTGCTGACCTGGCGCGGCGGATACCACGGCGACACCTTCACACCCATGAGCGTCTGTGATCCCGAGGGCGGTATGCATTCGCTCTGGACCGATGTGCTCGCCCGGCAGATCTTCGCGCCCGCACCGCCGAGTGACTATGCGCCGGAATACGTTTCGGAGCTGGAACGGCTGATATCAACGCACGCGGGCGAATTGGCGGCGGTGATCGTGGAGCCGGTGGTGCAGGGTGCGGGCGGTATGCGCTTCCACGATCCGCGCTACCTCGCCGAGCTGCGCAGGCTCTGCGATGCGAACGACGTACTGCTGGTCTTCGATGAGATCGCCACCGGATTCGGCCGCACCGGAACGCTTTTCGCCGCCGAGGCCGCCGGGGTGCGCCCGGATGTGATGTGCGTGGGCAAGGCGCTCACCGGCGGATATATGACACTGGCCGCGGCGCTGTGCACCTCGGAGATCGCCGAGAGCATCAGTCGATCGCACGGCGGGCTCATGCACGGGCCGACCTTCATGGGTAATCCGCTCGCCTGTGCGGTGGCGGTGGCCTCGATCGAGCTGCTGCTGTCCCGGGACTGGCAGGGTGAGGTGCGGGAGATCGAGGCCGGGCTGCGCGCGGGTCTGGCTGGCGCACAAGATCTTTCCGGTGTCGCCGAGGTACGAGTGCGCGGCGCGATCGGCGTCGTCGAACTCGATCATGACGTGGATATGCGCAAGGCCACTCACGCCGCGGTCGAGTCCGGCGTGTGGTTGCGGCCGTTCCGCAACCTCATCTACACCATGCCGCCCTTCATCAGTTCGGCACAGGACGTCCAGCGCATCACCGCCGCGGTGCTCGCCGCCGCGGCGGTGTGA
- the bioB gene encoding biotin synthase BioB produces the protein MTQAAVRTEADSAAGEDILTIAREQVLERGVGLTQEQTVQVLRLGDDRLEELLALAHDVRMKWCGPEVEVEGIISLKTGGCPEDCHFCSQSGLFQSPVRAAWLDIPSLVEAAKQTAKTGATEFCIVAAVRGPDERLMAQVAAGVEAIRNEVDIQVACSLGMLNQEQVDQLAAMGVHRYNHNLETAKSHFPNVVTTHSYEERWDTLRMVREAGMEVCSGGILGMGESIEQRAEFAAQLAELEPDEVPLNFLNPRPGTPFGDLEVLPAADALRAVAAFRLALPRTILRFAGGREITLGDLGAKQGILGGINAVIVGNYLTTLGRPAEADIDLLGELKMPIKALNETL, from the coding sequence ATGACCCAGGCAGCCGTCAGGACCGAAGCCGACAGCGCGGCAGGCGAAGACATTCTGACGATCGCCCGCGAGCAGGTGCTCGAGCGCGGCGTCGGCCTCACCCAGGAGCAGACCGTGCAGGTGCTGCGCCTCGGCGACGATCGGCTCGAGGAGCTGCTCGCCCTCGCCCATGATGTGCGCATGAAGTGGTGCGGACCCGAGGTCGAGGTCGAGGGCATCATCTCGCTCAAGACCGGCGGCTGCCCCGAGGACTGCCACTTCTGTTCACAGTCCGGCCTTTTCCAGTCGCCGGTGCGCGCCGCCTGGCTCGATATCCCGAGCCTGGTCGAGGCCGCCAAGCAGACCGCCAAGACCGGCGCCACCGAATTCTGCATCGTCGCCGCCGTGCGCGGCCCGGACGAGCGGCTGATGGCGCAGGTCGCCGCCGGTGTCGAGGCCATTCGCAATGAGGTCGACATCCAGGTCGCCTGCTCGCTGGGCATGCTCAACCAGGAGCAGGTCGACCAGCTCGCCGCCATGGGCGTGCACCGCTACAACCACAATCTCGAGACCGCCAAATCGCACTTCCCGAACGTGGTCACCACGCACTCCTACGAGGAGCGCTGGGACACCCTGCGCATGGTGCGCGAGGCCGGTATGGAGGTGTGCTCCGGCGGCATCCTCGGTATGGGCGAATCCATCGAGCAGCGTGCCGAATTCGCCGCGCAGCTGGCCGAATTGGAGCCCGACGAGGTGCCGTTGAACTTCCTCAACCCGCGCCCCGGCACCCCCTTCGGCGACCTCGAGGTGCTGCCCGCCGCCGACGCCCTGCGCGCCGTCGCCGCCTTCCGTCTCGCCCTGCCGCGCACCATCCTGCGCTTCGCGGGCGGTCGTGAGATCACCCTCGGCGATCTCGGCGCCAAGCAGGGCATCCTCGGCGGTATCAATGCCGTCATCGTCGGCAACTACCTCACCACCCTGGGCCGACCCGCCGAAGCCGATATCGATCTGCTCGGCGAGCTCAAGATGCCGATCAAGGCGCTCAACGAAACCCTCTGA
- the bsaP gene encoding biotin synthase auxiliary protein BsaP has product MGVNVDIEERYNPFTGKRVVPGLDDPVPPAAAMGLEPPRFCEHCGRRMVVQVSPDGWWAKCSRHGVLESHQLERR; this is encoded by the coding sequence GTGGGCGTGAACGTGGATATAGAGGAGCGCTACAACCCCTTCACAGGTAAGCGAGTGGTGCCGGGTCTCGACGATCCGGTTCCGCCCGCCGCCGCCATGGGGTTGGAGCCGCCGCGGTTCTGTGAACACTGCGGCCGCCGCATGGTGGTGCAGGTGAGCCCCGACGGCTGGTGGGCCAAGTGCTCGAGGCATGGCGTGCTCGAATCACATCAGCTGGAACGCCGCTAG
- a CDS encoding 8-amino-7-oxononanoate synthase, giving the protein MSADPLSWLDERAAERVDAGLRRELRPRAPETATIDLASNDYLGLVRHPEVIDGAVDAVCKWGAGSTGSRLVTGTTAEHELLEAELAEFVGAEAGLVFASGYAANLGAVTALAGRGSLVVSDAGSHASLVDACRLSRARVEVAAHRDPAAVDRLLAERTEERALVLTDSVFSADGDLAPLTELHRVTRANGAVLIVDEAHGLGVRGAGGRGLVHEVGLAGEPDLVITATLSKALAAQGGVVLASARVRAHLIDSARTFIFDTGLAPAAVGAARAALRVLRRDPDMAGRVLARAADLARIAGVPEPDSAVVSVVLGEAQIAYDAAQACLARGLSVGCFRPPSVPEGTSRLRLTARANLTEHDIATIATILTEVLDEARGRTAAVS; this is encoded by the coding sequence GTGAGTGCCGATCCCCTGAGTTGGTTGGACGAACGCGCCGCCGAGCGCGTGGACGCCGGGCTGCGCCGAGAGCTGCGCCCCCGCGCACCGGAGACCGCCACCATCGACCTGGCCTCCAATGACTACCTCGGGCTGGTCCGGCATCCGGAGGTGATCGACGGCGCGGTCGACGCGGTCTGCAAATGGGGCGCGGGCTCCACCGGATCGCGACTGGTCACCGGCACCACCGCCGAACACGAACTCCTCGAGGCCGAACTCGCCGAATTCGTCGGCGCCGAGGCCGGATTGGTCTTCGCCTCCGGTTACGCGGCGAACCTGGGCGCGGTCACCGCACTGGCCGGGCGCGGATCACTGGTGGTCTCGGACGCGGGCAGTCACGCCTCCCTGGTGGATGCCTGCCGTTTGTCCCGGGCGCGCGTAGAGGTTGCCGCACACCGGGATCCGGCCGCGGTGGATCGATTGCTGGCCGAGCGCACCGAGGAGCGGGCCCTGGTGCTCACCGACTCGGTCTTCAGCGCCGACGGCGACCTCGCGCCCCTGACCGAACTGCACCGGGTGACCCGGGCCAATGGCGCGGTGCTCATTGTCGACGAGGCGCACGGCCTGGGCGTGCGCGGCGCGGGCGGTCGCGGTCTGGTCCACGAGGTCGGCCTCGCCGGTGAACCCGATCTGGTGATCACCGCCACGCTCTCCAAAGCCCTTGCGGCACAGGGCGGTGTGGTCCTGGCCAGCGCCCGGGTGCGCGCCCACCTCATCGACTCCGCCCGCACCTTCATCTTCGACACCGGTTTGGCTCCGGCGGCCGTCGGCGCGGCCCGTGCCGCCCTGCGCGTGCTGCGCCGCGACCCCGACATGGCCGGGCGCGTGCTGGCCCGCGCCGCCGACCTCGCTCGCATAGCCGGTGTCCCCGAACCGGATTCGGCCGTCGTCTCGGTCGTCCTGGGTGAAGCCCAGATCGCCTACGACGCCGCACAAGCCTGCCTGGCCCGCGGCCTCAGCGTCGGCTGCTTCCGCCCACCCTCGGTCCCCGAAGGCACCTCCCGCCTGCGCCTGACCGCCCGGGCGAACCTCACCGAGCACGACATCGCCACCATCGCGACGATTCTCACCGAGGTGCTGGACGAGGCCCGCGGTCGTACAGCGGCGGTGTCATGA
- a CDS encoding alpha/beta fold hydrolase, producing the protein MALPGYPRPSTASEYDDRRRQARLRESRLGRGWVDWRRTRLILVRGSLIPLVLLGLFAQYLAWDVMPERTRLARTEPAVMSIAGPSTPQAADTAVFDLVGLGVLDAGDTARALPSLSELGSVWAVRYDNSGIDTKVIADLIVKVAEAARASNVILVGHSMGGVIALEVASHLHTGSDRRVQAVVLDCTPVDLHAVRPESRDQGEEMLRWSGWIPGARESRLLRFIAEMYARHGNYIGGGRYGFRADRLREAIMNVLQDKILSTDVASNGLIEAQFKAIVAGGAIDDLRALAKPAKGKPRPAVVFIRPHDAYRDPIVNVDYSQRVLIEQSGGVNGTLLVVTTRTTAHANPIQRPREYNAVIDQQVVPFIRLTQREPISVAAEPR; encoded by the coding sequence ATGGCGCTGCCGGGCTATCCACGTCCGTCCACTGCCTCCGAATACGACGATCGGCGGCGGCAGGCTCGCCTGCGCGAATCCCGGCTCGGCCGCGGTTGGGTGGATTGGCGGCGCACCCGGCTGATCCTGGTGCGCGGCAGCCTGATTCCCCTGGTGCTGCTCGGCCTGTTCGCCCAGTATCTGGCCTGGGATGTCATGCCCGAGCGCACCCGGCTGGCGCGCACCGAACCGGCGGTCATGTCGATCGCCGGTCCCTCCACCCCGCAGGCCGCCGATACCGCCGTCTTCGATCTGGTCGGACTCGGCGTCCTCGATGCCGGTGATACCGCGCGCGCCCTGCCGTCGCTGAGCGAACTCGGTTCGGTCTGGGCGGTGCGCTATGACAATTCCGGTATCGACACCAAGGTCATCGCGGATCTGATCGTGAAGGTGGCCGAGGCGGCGAGGGCCTCGAACGTCATCCTGGTCGGGCACAGTATGGGCGGAGTCATCGCTCTGGAGGTCGCCAGCCATCTGCATACCGGGAGTGATCGCCGCGTCCAGGCTGTCGTCCTGGATTGCACGCCGGTGGACCTGCACGCGGTTCGCCCCGAATCTCGAGATCAGGGCGAGGAGATGCTGCGCTGGAGTGGCTGGATTCCCGGCGCGCGAGAAAGTCGCCTACTGCGGTTCATCGCCGAAATGTATGCCCGCCACGGCAATTACATCGGTGGCGGCCGTTACGGTTTTCGCGCCGATCGCCTGCGCGAGGCCATCATGAATGTGCTGCAGGACAAGATCCTGAGCACCGATGTCGCCAGCAACGGACTTATCGAGGCCCAATTCAAGGCGATCGTGGCCGGCGGCGCGATAGACGATCTGCGAGCGCTGGCCAAACCCGCGAAAGGTAAGCCTCGTCCCGCCGTAGTCTTCATCCGACCGCATGACGCCTACCGTGACCCGATTGTCAACGTCGATTACTCCCAACGCGTACTCATCGAACAATCCGGTGGCGTCAACGGCACACTTCTGGTGGTCACCACCCGAACCACCGCCCACGCCAACCCGATTCAGCGCCCGCGGGAGTACAACGCGGTCATCGATCAGCAGGTGGTTCCCTTCATCCGCCTCACTCAGCGTGAGCCGATCTCCGTCGCCGCGGAACCCCGCTGA
- a CDS encoding sensor histidine kinase, producing MNPTTPGRLRRMRWLLTALFTVLTAACLLVPATVAASIDTQSRERALDAGVDRVVTGLARVVYWNDDGAIDLETLREDDLAQGNSAVAVLVRGTDGRWREGYGHLRSTLPGDLTASADETATAEETVLSTMSDGAGHRIRVAAAPVYDNDAAISAVVFAGSDPAPSQRDHRRLVLALEFGGLALIAMAAVIGHLLSGVSTRPAVRMLAEQERFLADASHELRTPLATLRLYLDAALRDPQDNRRAVTEARSLTDRMGRLVTGLLARTRAETGFGELDAERLHLDQLVEGVVAECDIPGIELRTEPTVVRADPDLLALAVRNLIDNAVVHGGTPVEITVAEHSVTVRDHGPGLDPALADPFAHGSTGAGGRHGIGLSLVRWVARAHSGSVAIGSAPDGGTIATLTLPAPPQL from the coding sequence GTGAACCCGACCACTCCCGGGCGGCTGCGGCGTATGCGCTGGTTGCTCACCGCGCTTTTCACCGTCCTCACCGCAGCCTGCCTGCTGGTGCCGGCCACGGTCGCCGCCTCGATCGATACGCAGTCGCGGGAGCGGGCGCTCGATGCCGGGGTGGATCGGGTGGTCACCGGATTGGCGCGGGTCGTGTACTGGAATGACGACGGCGCCATCGATTTGGAGACGCTGCGGGAAGACGATCTGGCGCAGGGCAACTCCGCCGTCGCGGTCCTGGTACGCGGGACCGATGGGCGGTGGCGGGAAGGGTATGGGCACCTGCGTTCCACGCTGCCCGGGGATCTGACCGCATCCGCCGATGAGACGGCCACGGCGGAGGAGACCGTGCTCAGCACCATGAGTGATGGTGCGGGGCACCGTATTCGGGTGGCCGCGGCCCCGGTGTACGACAATGACGCCGCCATCAGCGCCGTGGTTTTCGCCGGTTCGGACCCCGCACCCTCCCAGCGCGATCATCGAAGGCTGGTGCTGGCACTGGAATTCGGCGGTCTGGCACTGATCGCCATGGCGGCCGTCATCGGTCACCTGCTCTCGGGGGTGAGTACCCGCCCGGCCGTGCGCATGCTCGCCGAACAGGAGCGATTCCTGGCCGACGCCTCGCATGAACTGCGCACCCCGCTCGCCACGCTGCGCCTGTATCTCGATGCGGCACTGCGCGATCCGCAGGACAACCGGCGCGCGGTCACCGAGGCGCGCTCGCTCACCGATCGGATGGGCCGCCTGGTGACGGGCCTGCTGGCGCGCACTCGCGCCGAGACCGGGTTCGGCGAACTCGATGCGGAGCGACTGCATCTCGACCAGCTCGTGGAGGGCGTGGTCGCCGAATGCGATATCCCCGGAATCGAATTGCGCACCGAACCCACCGTGGTGCGGGCGGATCCGGATCTGCTCGCCCTGGCGGTGCGCAATCTCATAGACAATGCCGTCGTACACGGCGGTACGCCCGTGGAGATCACCGTCGCCGAACACTCGGTCACGGTGCGTGATCACGGTCCAGGTCTGGACCCGGCGCTGGCGGATCCGTTCGCGCACGGCTCCACCGGTGCGGGCGGTCGCCACGGCATCGGATTGTCGCTCGTGCGGTGGGTGGCGCGGGCGCACTCCGGTTCGGTGGCCATCGGTTCCGCACCCGATGGCGGCACGATAGCCACGCTCACCCTGCCCGCCCCACCCCAGCTCTGA
- a CDS encoding TetR family transcriptional regulator C-terminal domain-containing protein: MEAAVREHIGELAGVITEIVVRGQREGDLRADLDPEAAAWMVLSFLSAHGFRAAVMPNRRHLEEHLAAMTLRVLVNPDAAPE, from the coding sequence ATCGAGGCGGCGGTCCGCGAACATATCGGTGAACTGGCCGGAGTCATCACCGAAATCGTGGTCAGAGGCCAGCGCGAGGGTGATCTGCGCGCGGATCTCGACCCGGAGGCAGCCGCCTGGATGGTGCTGTCATTCCTATCGGCACACGGCTTCCGTGCCGCCGTCATGCCGAACCGGCGTCACCTCGAAGAGCATCTGGCCGCGATGACCCTGCGCGTGCTGGTGAATCCGGACGCCGCACCCGAGTGA
- the bioD gene encoding dethiobiotin synthase, with translation MSLLFITGTSTDVGKTIVTAALAATARAAGATVAVCKPAQTGVAPGEPGDLAEITRLSGVTRTVELARYPEPLAPDTAARRCGQPLLTLAETVAGIESCADADLTLVEGAGGLLVRIGEFTLLDLAQKLNAPVLLVAAAGLGTLNHSELTTRALQSAGVPCAGLVIGSWPETPDLASECNRTDLPAVTGVDIVGTLPAGAGSWDAPRFTTTAPTWFAPTWTARYLHP, from the coding sequence ATGAGCCTGCTGTTCATCACCGGCACCTCCACCGATGTCGGCAAGACCATCGTCACCGCGGCGCTCGCTGCCACCGCCCGTGCGGCGGGTGCCACCGTCGCGGTCTGTAAACCCGCCCAAACAGGCGTGGCCCCGGGCGAACCCGGCGACCTGGCCGAGATCACCCGGTTGTCCGGCGTCACCCGCACGGTGGAGTTGGCCCGCTACCCGGAGCCCCTCGCCCCGGACACCGCCGCCCGCCGCTGCGGCCAACCCCTGCTCACCCTCGCCGAAACCGTGGCGGGCATCGAATCCTGCGCCGACGCCGACCTCACCCTGGTCGAGGGTGCGGGCGGCTTGCTGGTCCGCATCGGCGAATTCACCCTCCTGGACCTGGCTCAAAAGCTGAACGCCCCGGTGCTACTGGTAGCGGCGGCAGGTCTGGGCACCCTGAACCACAGCGAACTGACAACGCGCGCACTGCAATCCGCCGGCGTCCCCTGCGCGGGCCTGGTCATCGGCTCCTGGCCCGAAACCCCGGACCTGGCCTCCGAATGCAACCGCACCGACCTCCCCGCCGTCACCGGCGTCGACATAGTCGGCACCCTCCCCGCGGGCGCGGGCTCCTGGGACGCCCCCCGCTTCACCACCACCGCCCCCACCTGGTTCGCCCCCACCTGGACTGCCCGATACCTCCACCCCTGA
- a CDS encoding DUF2567 domain-containing protein, whose amino-acid sequence MATVFTAAEQPWTRNDSLMREGRAAAVVFAATAAVSALGGVLWGFLAPAEQLLVVDPERGAALTGESTHRFDAVAIFVLIGVVIAVLSTAAAWRWRSARGPVLLLGLLAGSALGSSVMRWVGEAIAQQRHSRPSHPAIHTIVEFAPTVEGWPALLVQPLLAVLVVLIMAALSTSDDLGSGQFLPFGGRPPEPVVLAPGQYGSAISYGPYGGPAGGNVGADYGPRDPVVPFDAPGSSPETTR is encoded by the coding sequence GTGGCAACCGTATTCACCGCCGCCGAGCAGCCCTGGACGCGTAACGACAGTCTGATGCGTGAAGGGCGCGCGGCGGCGGTGGTGTTCGCCGCCACTGCCGCGGTGAGCGCGCTGGGCGGGGTGCTGTGGGGATTCCTCGCGCCCGCCGAGCAACTCCTGGTCGTCGATCCCGAGCGGGGTGCGGCGCTGACGGGGGAGAGCACGCATCGATTCGACGCGGTCGCGATCTTCGTACTCATCGGCGTGGTGATCGCGGTGCTGTCCACCGCCGCGGCCTGGCGGTGGCGGAGTGCGCGCGGGCCGGTACTGCTGCTCGGGCTGCTGGCCGGATCGGCGCTCGGCTCATCGGTCATGCGCTGGGTGGGCGAAGCCATTGCCCAGCAACGACATTCGCGTCCTTCGCATCCGGCGATCCATACCATCGTCGAATTCGCGCCGACCGTGGAGGGGTGGCCCGCCCTACTGGTGCAGCCGCTGCTCGCGGTTCTGGTCGTGCTGATCATGGCGGCGCTGAGCACCTCCGACGACCTCGGCAGCGGGCAGTTCCTCCCGTTCGGTGGTCGTCCGCCCGAGCCGGTCGTCCTGGCTCCCGGACAGTACGGCTCCGCGATCAGCTACGGCCCGTACGGTGGTCCGGCGGGCGGAAACGTCGGCGCCGATTATGGTCCTCGCGATCCGGTCGTACCCTTCGACGCACCCGGCTCCAGCCCCGAGACCACCCGCTGA
- a CDS encoding TetR/AcrR family transcriptional regulator C-terminal domain-containing protein, with amino-acid sequence MQLHRTDVVDGAIAILDQYGLADLTMRRLAGSLHVQPGALYWHFPNKQALLGAVADRILAPMDEPVETTEWSGQITELAHRLRSCLLAYRDGAELVSATYASRLTTSKGRERLAGAAIRAGMTREEADLAAYTLLYYVLGQTVDEQSRIQMDSVGALSEESSPLYDSPDATSRFDFGLQLFISGVRHLLGSRIR; translated from the coding sequence GTGCAACTGCACCGCACGGACGTGGTCGACGGGGCCATCGCCATTCTCGACCAGTACGGGCTCGCCGACCTGACCATGCGCCGATTGGCGGGATCACTGCATGTGCAGCCCGGTGCGCTGTATTGGCACTTCCCCAACAAGCAGGCCCTGCTCGGCGCGGTCGCGGACCGGATTCTCGCGCCCATGGACGAGCCGGTCGAGACCACCGAATGGTCCGGCCAGATCACCGAATTGGCGCACCGCCTGCGCTCCTGCCTGCTCGCCTACCGCGACGGCGCCGAATTGGTCTCCGCCACATACGCTTCCAGGCTCACCACCAGCAAGGGCCGGGAACGCCTGGCCGGGGCCGCGATTCGCGCGGGCATGACCCGCGAGGAGGCCGACCTCGCCGCCTACACCCTGCTCTACTACGTCCTCGGCCAAACCGTCGATGAGCAGTCCCGCATCCAAATGGACTCCGTCGGAGCCCTTTCCGAGGAGAGCTCCCCCCTCTACGACAGCCCGGACGCGACCTCCCGCTTCGACTTCGGCCTGCAACTGTTCATCTCGGGCGTGCGCCACCTGTTGGGTAGCCGCATCCGCTGA